In one Diprion similis isolate iyDipSimi1 chromosome 6, iyDipSimi1.1, whole genome shotgun sequence genomic region, the following are encoded:
- the LOC124407026 gene encoding ATPase family protein 2 homolog yields the protein MSPKSKKGSALWYSCEKCEAVLAQKDITVHEENCPPCAKDWSHNYIRHGVLYSNVEVYKSQEPPKNISTRELNDMVFVAPSAMQLCKIAIGDPVVLNVGENTSVKIAWPTSEKSLTSVCLTRQAIDLNKLEGRVKIAKLTSDVGLATTISIEYVGKQKLPEVTTEWDILIKNYHERKIFTVGNRICVPYYGKKLIYKILDINSEKLTADNRVTEPVPRKLEEHFDDLNLSESISDKVIFYKALYSTKWTTVNSKVEEKDPETSRFVKSSDIAGYDDLIAEVKHVTDVALGKYTMMKGFDVTRGIILYGTLGVGKSLIAKAVMAESGAHILIVNNSEIYSKYVGETEVKLREIFAEARRNAPSIIFIDDIDNMCGKKNKSSSDQEKRVLSTLLALFDELQSSNANILVMATSSQPHALDPALRRHGRIDKEFEVAVPTQRMRKEILLKLLSKIPNDLSDSNIGEISFVTHGFVAADLFSLCSRATMHAMKHWRTSETYSNEKDVQMNLIMENFNYALTMVSPSAMKEVLVEVPNVKWSDIGGQKDLKLKLQQAVEWPLMHPEAFVRLGITPPRGVLMFGPPGCSKTMIAKALATESQLNFLNIKGPELFSKWVGESERAVREVFRKARQVAPSIIFIDEIDAIGGERASGSSTGSNVQERVLAQLLTELDGVTELGNVTLVAATNRPDRIDKALLRPGRLDRIVYVPLPDSETRQEIFDIKLRKMPVSTDVDINDLVYLTEGYSGAEVQAICHEAAMKALEENLNATVITKEHFKAALSMVTPRTPASLIKLYEDYLIKN from the exons ATGTCACCCAAGTCGAAGAAGGGCTCGGCGCTTTGGTACTCGTGCGAGAAATGCGAAGCGGTTTTAGCCCAAAAAGATATCACCGTCCACGAAGAAAATTGCCCACCATGTGCGAAAGATTGGAGTCACAACTATATTCGACATGGTGTTTTGTACAGCAACGTCGAAGTCTACAAATCACAAG AACCGCCAAAGAATATTTCTACCCGTGAATTAAATGACATGGTTTTCGTGGCTCCGTCGGCTATGCAGTTGTGTAAAATCGCTATTGGTGATCCAGTTGTTCTGAATGTTGGAGAAAATACATCTGTCAAAATTGCTTGGCCAACTAGCGAAAAGAGTCTGACCAGCGTCTGCTTGACAAGGCAAG CCATCGACTTGAATAAGCTTGAAGGGCGTGTCAAAATCGCAAAGCTTACATCAGATGTTGGTCTGGCCACCACAATCAGTATCGAGTATGTTGGCAAACAAAAATTGCCGGAAGTCACGACAGAGTGGgatatattgataaaaaattatcacgaaagaaaaatatttaccgttGGAAACAGAATATGTGTGCCTTATTATGGGAAGAAATTGATCTATAAAATTTTGGACATTAATAGTGAAAAGTTGACTGCTGATAATCGGGTCACAGAACCAGTACCCAGAAAATTAGAGGAGCATTTTGATGATCTGAACTTATCGGAAAGCATTTCAGATaaggtaatattttacaaagcTCTTTACTCAACAAAATGGACAACTGTGAACAGCAAAGTAGAGGAGAAAGATCCTGAGACCAGCAGGTTTGTCAAATCATCTGATATAGCTGGTTATGACGATTTAATAGCCGAAGTGAAACATGTAACTGATGTAGCCCTTGGAAAATATACAATGATGAAAGGTTTTGACGTAACGAGGGGCATCATACTGTACGGAACGCTGGGCGTTGGGAAATCGTTGATAGCGAAAGCGGTAATGGCTGAATCTGGTGCACACATATTGATAGTGAACAATTCAGAAATTTACAGCAAGTACGTAGGTGAGACAGAGGTCAAGTTGAGAGAGATATTTGCGGAGGCTAGAAGAAATGCTCcgagtataatttttatagatgATATTGACAATATgtgtgggaaaaaaaacaaatccagTAGCGATCAAGAGAAGAGGGTACTGTCGACGCTGTTGGCGCTGTTTGATGAGCTTCAAAGTTCAAATGCCAATATTCTAGTCATGGCTACAAGTTCCCAGCCGCATGCTTTGGATCCTGCGCTGCGCAGACATGGCAGAATTGACAAGGAGTTCGAGGTAGCCGTGCCTACACAAAGAATgcgtaaagaaattttactcaaattaTTATCCAAAATCCCCAATGATCTCAGTGATTCAAATattggtgaaatttctttcgtCACGCATGGATTTGTCGCAGCAGATCTCTTTAGCCTCTGTTCTAGGGCGACGATGCATGCGATGAAGCATTGGAGAACATCTGAGAcatattcaaatgaaaaagatgTTCAAATGAACTTGATCATGGAGAATTTTAATTACGCCTTAACGATGGTCTCACCATCGGCGATGAAAGAAGTCCTCGTTGAAGTGCCAAATGTAAAATGGTCGGATATAGGTGGGCAAAAAGATCTGAAGCTAAAATTACAGCAAGCCGTTGAATGGCCCCTGATGCATCCAGAAGCATTCGTTAGATTGGGGATAACTCCACCCAGAGGCGTTCTCATGTTTGGCCCACCTGGTTGTTCGAAGACAATGATCGCCAAAGCACTTGCCACAGAAAGTCAGCtgaattttctaaatataAAG GGACCAGAATTGTTTTCTAAGTGGGTGGGGGAGTCAGAAAGGGCAGTGAGGGAGGTTTTCAGAAAAGCTAGACAAGTCGCACCGtctattattttcatcgatgaGATTGATGCCATTGGAGGTGAAAGGGCATCTGGTAGCAGTACTGGTAGTAATGTCCAGGAGCGTGTCTTAGCTCAATTATTAACTGAGCTTGACGGCGTCACTGAGTTGGGTAACGTCACTCTGGTAGCGGCCACTAACAGGCCAGACAGAATTGATAAG GCACTGCTTCGACCTGGACGTCTAGACAGAATAGTGTACGTTCCATTGCCGGATTCGGAAACGAGACAGGAAATATTTGACATTAAACTTCGTAAGATGCCGGTTTCTACTGATGTAGATATAAATGATCTGGTCTATTTGACGGAGGGTTATTCAGGTGCAGAAGTTCAGGCAATCTGTCATGAAGCGGCAATGAAAGCTCttgaggaaaatttgaatgccACTGTGATTACCAAAGAACATTTCAAAGCAGCCTTATCTATGGTTACCCCGAGAACGCCTGCCTCGTTAATTAAATTGTACGAAgattatttgattaaaaactgA